One part of the Candidatus Palauibacter polyketidifaciens genome encodes these proteins:
- a CDS encoding rhodanese-like domain-containing protein yields the protein MRKKPVRKTMERHKAIPVLAPTLLTLAPALILVAATGCTGQAALSDAEKLARVEEMVAEVERRFPEVEAVTVEDVGRLLETGSVVLVDARAPREREVSWIPGSITSDEFEQDPDRYADRTVVAYCTIGHRSSEYAKRQNEQGRSVLNLRGSLLSWAHAGAPLVGPDGPTHRLHVYGETWNLAPARYETTW from the coding sequence GTGAGAAAGAAGCCCGTGAGAAAGACGATGGAACGACACAAGGCAATCCCGGTTCTGGCGCCGACCCTGCTGACTCTGGCGCCGGCCCTCATACTCGTCGCCGCCACCGGTTGTACCGGTCAGGCCGCGCTGTCCGACGCCGAGAAGCTCGCGCGCGTGGAAGAGATGGTGGCCGAAGTCGAACGGCGCTTCCCCGAGGTGGAGGCCGTCACCGTGGAAGACGTCGGGCGGCTGCTCGAGACCGGCAGCGTCGTACTCGTCGACGCCCGGGCGCCCCGCGAGCGCGAGGTCTCCTGGATTCCCGGCTCCATCACCTCCGACGAGTTCGAGCAGGACCCCGACCGGTACGCGGACCGCACCGTCGTGGCGTACTGCACGATCGGCCACCGGAGTTCCGAGTACGCGAAGCGGCAGAACGAGCAAGGCCGGAGCGTGCTCAACCTGCGCGGCAGCCTCCTCTCGTGGGCCCACGCCGGCGCCCCGCTCGTCGGCCCCGATGGGCCGACCCACCGCCTGCACGTCTACGGCGAAACCTGGAACCTCGCACCCGCCCGCTACGAAACGACCTGGTAA
- a CDS encoding aminotransferase class I/II-fold pyridoxal phosphate-dependent enzyme, with the protein MTTATTPFSGPSGSLIPEAATREGNDPIFALHGEAVRRAAAGESILNSTLGALMNDDGSLAVMPAAAEALGRVPHARAAGYAPISGAPPYLAAVIADLLGEAALAEQAVAVATPGSTGAIHHAILNFLEPGQAALTPSYYWGPYHTISTHSGRAVETFNMFDAGIRLDVEAFRAGLEGQVERQGRSLVLFNFPCNNPTGYSLDESEWEAVADIVREVGRRGPVAFLLDHAYAKFGDEGSNRWINYIPRMMESATVLAGWTVSKSFALYGARVGALVALHREAEERQRISNALGFSCRATWSNCNHLGLLGATELLTDPELRRRTEEERAGMIRLLNERVAVFTELAGSAGLSYPRYEGGFFVSVFTPDAEVTAATMREAGVYVVPMKGAVRIALCATPAHSIPRLVDALAKGIATARAA; encoded by the coding sequence TCATACCCGAGGCGGCGACGCGCGAAGGCAACGACCCGATCTTCGCCCTGCACGGGGAGGCGGTCCGCCGGGCCGCGGCGGGCGAGTCGATCCTGAACTCGACGCTCGGGGCGCTGATGAACGACGACGGGAGCCTCGCGGTGATGCCCGCGGCCGCCGAGGCGCTGGGGCGCGTGCCGCACGCGCGCGCCGCCGGCTACGCGCCGATCTCCGGAGCCCCTCCGTACCTCGCGGCCGTGATCGCGGACCTCCTGGGTGAGGCCGCCCTGGCCGAGCAGGCGGTCGCCGTCGCCACGCCGGGGAGCACCGGCGCCATCCACCACGCGATCCTGAACTTCCTCGAGCCCGGACAGGCGGCGCTCACGCCCAGCTACTACTGGGGTCCGTACCACACGATCTCCACCCATTCGGGACGTGCGGTCGAGACCTTCAACATGTTCGACGCCGGGATCCGCCTCGATGTCGAGGCCTTCCGGGCGGGACTCGAAGGCCAGGTCGAGCGGCAGGGGCGGTCGCTCGTCCTCTTCAACTTCCCCTGCAACAACCCCACCGGCTATTCGCTCGACGAGTCGGAGTGGGAGGCCGTGGCGGACATCGTGCGGGAGGTCGGTCGGCGGGGTCCCGTCGCGTTCCTCCTCGACCACGCGTACGCGAAGTTCGGGGACGAGGGCTCGAACCGCTGGATCAACTACATCCCGCGGATGATGGAGTCTGCTACGGTGCTCGCGGGCTGGACCGTGTCGAAGTCGTTCGCCCTCTACGGCGCGCGGGTGGGGGCGCTGGTGGCGCTCCACCGGGAGGCGGAGGAGCGGCAGCGGATCTCGAACGCGCTCGGGTTCTCGTGCCGGGCCACGTGGTCGAACTGCAACCACCTCGGGCTGCTCGGCGCCACCGAACTCCTCACGGATCCGGAGCTGCGCCGGCGCACGGAAGAGGAGCGCGCGGGGATGATCCGCCTCCTCAACGAGCGCGTCGCCGTCTTCACCGAACTGGCGGGGAGCGCCGGGCTGTCCTACCCGCGCTACGAAGGCGGCTTCTTCGTCTCTGTGTTCACGCCGGACGCGGAGGTAACAGCCGCAACCATGCGCGAGGCGGGGGTGTATGTGGTCCCGATGAAGGGCGCGGTGCGGATCGCGCTGTGCGCGACGCCGGCCCACTCGATTCCCCGGCTCGTCGACGCGCTGGCCAAGGGGATCGCCACCGCCCGCGCCGCCTGA